ATTTCAAATGAAAGTAAATTAAGACTTGCTGCTGCTTATGTTTTGGCAGGACAAAAAAGCGCAGCTTCAGCATTGCTATTGAGTAGTAAAATTGATGAAGAGGCATCGGGTTATAATTATTACTATTATGGTTCAAGTGACAGAAATCGTGCTATGGCTTTGGAAACAATGTTGTTATTAGATCAAAAACAAAAAGCATTTGCGATGGCTACAAAACTAGCTAAGAACATGGCAAGTGATCAATGGATGAGCACACAAACAACAGCTTATTGTTTGTATGCAATGTCTAAGTTTTCATTGAATAATGGAGCTAAAGGAATTGACGTACAATATAGTTCGGCAGGCAAAACAGAAAGTATAAAAACAAATAAAACGGTCGCCGATAGAAGCTTAGTAGTTAAAGCAGGTTCGAATAGCGTTACTTTAAAAAACAATAAAAAGAATACGATTTATGTTCGAGTATTAAATACAGGAATCTTACCAATAGGTCAGGAGAATGTAATTCAGAGCAATGTTTCGGCTACTATAGTTTTCAAAAACAGAAAAGGAGGCGTTATCAATGTATCGAAAATTGCACAAGGAACAGAATTTATAGCAGAGGTGACTGTTAGAAGTCTAAGGAATGAACGTGTTGAAAATGTAGCATTGACTCAGATTTTACCTTCTGGATTTGAAATTGTAAACACCCGTTTTACAGATTTTGGTGATGCAACAAATAATATCGCCGATTATATCGATATTCGTGATGATAGAACCAATTTCTATTTTGGATTAAAAGCAGGAGAAACCAAAGTGTTTAAAATTTTGTTGAATGCATCTTATCTAGGTAATTATTATTTACCTGGATTGCAGTGTGAAGCAATGTATGATAATACATTCTTAGCACGAACAAAAGGATTCTGGGTTGAGGTTGTGAAATAAGTCTCGTATCCTAACAGGTTTCCGAAACCTGTTAGGTATATTTTTTAGTTTTTATTAGTTTTACTTGGATTGGAAAGCGAAGCAATGTATGATAATACCTTCTTAGCACAAACTAAAGGATTCTGGTTTGAGGTTGTGAAATAAGTCTCATATCCTAACAGGTTTCCGTAACCTGTTAGGTATACTTTTCAGTTTTATTAGTTTTACTTAGATAGGAATGTGAAGCAATGTATGATAATACCTTCTTAGCACGAACAAAAGAATTCTGGTTTGAGGTTGTGAAATAAGGTGTATCCTAACAGGTTTCCAAAACCTGTTAGGAATGCTTTTTAGTTTTCATTAGTTGTGTCTAAGTAAAATGTATATCAAGTTTAGAAAATTTTAGGGTAAAAGAATAAGTTACAATGGATAAAGATGTTTTTGAGTCAGGACAGTACTATCATGTATATAATAGAGGAAATAATAGGGAGGATATATTTATTGAGGGGAGAAATTATATTTATTTTCTTGAAAAAATGAAGAAATATCTTTTGCCTGCCGTAGATATTTATGCCTATTGTTTACTTAAAAATCATTTTCATATTGTATTAAGAATTAAGGATGAAAACGAATTACCTGAAAAAATAAAAGAGAAATTGCATCTCCCTTTCTCGCACTTATTTAATTCATATTCTAAAAGTATAAATAAAGCTTATAATAGAACAGGAAGTTTGTTTCAAGAGCATTTGCAAAGAAACAGAATAGAAAACGAAGCTTATTTAAAACAATTGATTATTTATGTTCATTTGAATCCTGTCAAACATAAGTTTACAAAGAATTTTGAGTCTTATTCGCATTCTTCCTATCGTTCCTATTTATCTGATAAGCTGAGTAATGTCGATAGAAACTATATTCTTGAATTATTTGATGGGTTAGAAAATTTTAAGTTTTGTCATGATGAAAGAAGAATTGTTTATGAGGGAGTAATTGGCGATGTTGATAAAATGGACGAGTAAGATCTCTTCGTAAATTTAAAAATATACCTAACAGGTTTTGGAAACCTGTTAGGATAAAAAATAGTTTCATTTGTTTTGAAAAATAAATTAAAAGCATTCTTCCAACGCATTATAAATTGGATTAAACAGAATAAGATAAAATCACTACTAGCATTTTTGTTAGTGGTGATTTATTATTTTTCGTTGCCACGAACTTTATTTCAAGAGCCTTATTCTACAGTTATCGAGAGTAAGGAAGGGGAATTATTGGGGGCGAAAATTGCTCGCGATGGGCAATGGCGTTTTCCTGCTCAGGATAGTGTTCCAGATAAATTTAAAAAATGTATCGTTTATTTTGAAGATGAGTACTTCTATAAGCATCCGGGGTTTAATCCAGTTGCTATGGTAAATGCGATTAAGCAAAATAGAAAAGCGGGGAAGGTTGTTCGTGGAGGAAGCACACTTACACAGCAAGTAATCCGATTATCACGTAAAGGTAAGGGAAGAACTTATTTTGAAAAACTTATCGAAGTTGTCCTAGCAACAAGATTGGAGTTGGGATATTCAAAAGATGCAATTTTAGAATTATATGCTGCGCATGCCCCTTTTGGCGGAAATGTGGTAGGTCTCGAAATGGCCTCATGGAGGTATTTTGGAGTTAAATCAAATCAATTGTCGTGGGCAGAAAATGCAACTTTAGCCGTTTTGCCAAATGCGCCGAGTTTAATTTATCCAGGAAAGAATCAGGTAAAATTATTAAAGAAGCGTAATCGTCTTTTGCGTAAGCTTAATCAGGAAGGAATAATTGATAAGCAAACGTATGAACTTGCTATAGAAGAGCCTTTGCCTAAAAAGCCCTATGATTTGCCACAAATAGCACCTCATTTATTACAGCGAGTTGCTAAAAATCAGGAAGGAGCAAGGGTAAAAACAACAGTTGAATTTGCTTTACAGAACAGAGTAAATCAAATTGCAAAATATTATTACAATCAGTACAAGCAGAATGAAGTTAGTAATTTGGCTATTTTGGTAATTGATGTTTCTAATAGAAATATAATCAGTTATATCGGAAATTCACCCACAGATAGCGATCATCAAAAAGATGTTGATATAATCGATGCGCCAAGAAGTACAGGAAGTATTTTAAAGCCTTTGTTATATGCTGCAATGCTAGATGATGGGGAAATATTACCTAATACTTTGGTTGCCGATGTGCCAACTCAAATTGCTGGATATACACCACAAAATTTTAATTTAACCTATGATGGAGCTGTGCCGGCTCATCGTGCCTTATCGCGTTCGCTTAATATTCCATCAGTTTTGATGTTACAGGATTTTGGAGTAAATAAATTTTACGAAGAACTGCAAAAGTTTAAACTGAAAAATATTTCAAAGCCAGCAGAGCATTATGGATTGTCGCTTATTCTTGGGGGAGCCGAAAGCAATTTATGGGATTTGTGTCGCAGTTATGCGGGTATGTCATCAACAGTGAATTATTTTAATAAAAGCAATGGTAAATACCGAACAAATGAATTTACGGAACTAAATTATGATAACGATTTAAAGGCTGATTTTGGAGGCGAAAGCACTCAAAAGAACATATTAGGCGCTGGTTCGATTTGGTTAACCTATAACGCCATGGAAGAGGTAAATAGGCCAGAAGGAGACGAAGCTTGGAAATTTTATGACAGTTCGCTTAAGATTGCATGGAAAACAGGTACAAGCTTTGGTAATCGTGATGCTTGGGCGATAGGTACAAATTCTAGATATGTAGTTGGAGTTTGGGTAGGAAATGCTACAGGGGAGGGAAGACCGACATTAACTGGTGTTACAAGTGCAGCGCCAATTTTGTTTGATATATTTAATTTATTGCCTAGACAAAAATGGTTTACTACTCCGTACAAGGATTTGGATGAGGTTGAGGTTTGTCGCTTAAGTGGGTATTTAGCCAAAGAAGGCTGTCCGAAAATTAAACAATGGGTTTCTTTAAAAGGAAAAACAACTTCAATTTGTCCCTATCATAAAACAGTACATTTGAATCAAACCGAAAAGTTTCAGGTAAATAGTAGTTGTGAAAGTGTAGATAATATGGTTGTGAAAAATTGGTTTGTCTTGCCTCCTGTTATGGCGTGGTACTACAAAGGCAAGCATATTGAATATATGCCATTACCACCTTTTAGAGATAATTGTGTAGGGACACAAACAGCTTCTATGGATTTTATTTATCCTAAAAGCAATAGCAAAATATATCTGACCAAAAATTTTAATAGTGAAGTGCAACCAGTAATATTTAGAGTGGCTTATTCACAAAGAGAAAGTCAGTTGTTTTGGTATGTAGATAATGTGTATAAAGGAGTTACTAAAGTATTTCATGAGAAACCAATTGTAATGACTGCCGGGTTTCATTATGTTACTGTTGTAGATGAATTAGGAAACGAAATTAGACGAAAAGTTGAGGTTGTACGGGAATAGTATAAATCACATCACTTTTTGGTAATGCTTTGATGAGTGTAAAATTAAATAGAATTAAAATATAGAAAGACAACTTGACTTAATCTGCTTATTTGTGGTATTTGAAGGTGTCTGATTTTGTTGAGTAATAGGTACAAAAAAACCGCCAATCTTTAGAGAGGCGGTTTTTCGTTTTATTCTTTAATAACATTTCCATCTTTATCATAGAAATGATATTCTAAATACGTGTAAGCGTCACGAGGTATAATTTTCACCCATTTTTTATATTCAAAAAACCATTTTGAACGTATTGATGGAAAACCTTTACTGAGGTATGCAGCCACAAATGGATGTGTGTTAAGCACAACTTTTTTGTGGGTTTTTAAATGTCTTTCTAAATCAGAAGTAATTTTATCAATGATTAAAATTGGCGCTTCAATTTCGCCATTTTCATTGTTTGGATTCTCTTCTCTAGTTTTAATGTTTACTTCGGGTCTTACTCTTTGTCTTGTAATTTGAACTAATCCAAATTTGCTAGGCGGTAAGATTTTATGTTTTGCTTTATCGTCGCTCATTTCTTCTCGCAAGAAGTCGAACAAAATCTTCCTATTTTCAGGGTTAGACATATCGATAAAATCTACTACGATTATTCCACCCATATCGCGCAAACGTAATTGTCTTGCGATTTCGGCAGCGGCAATCATATTGACTTCCATGGCTGTATCTTCTTGATTAGTGGCCTTATTAGAACGGTTTCCGCTATTTACGTCTATAACGTGTAAAGCTTCAGTATGTTCGATAATAAGATACGCCCCTTTGCTCATAGAAACAGTTCTTCCAAATGAAGTTTTGATTTGTCTCTCAATGTTGTATTTCTCGAAAATTGGAGTATCATTTGATTGATAAAACTTAACAATCGATTGTTTTGAAGGAGCAATTTCTTGCAGATAGTCCTTCGTTTGATGGTACAACTCTTCATCATCAATTTGAATACCACTAAAGGTATCATTAAATACATCTCTCAATATTGAAGAAGCTCTATTGAGTTCTCCTAATACCTTAGATGGATGATGAGCAGTTGGTAATTTTTTACACATTGCAGTCCATCTGCTAAGCAGGTTCTGCAAATCTTTTTCTAATTCGGCTACGTTTTTGCCTTCGGCTACTGTGCGAACAATAACACCAAATCCTTTAGGTTTGATCGATAATACAAGTTTTTTTAATCGATCCTTTTCTTTTTTGTCTTCTATTTTTTGTGAAATAGAAACACGATCAGAAAAAGGAACTAGAACAATAAAACGTCCAGCCAAAGATAGTTCTGCACTAATTCTTGGACCTTTAGTAGATATTGGTTCTTTTACGACTTGTACTAAAACAGATTGATTAGCACTTAAAATATCAGTAATGGTGCCGTCTTTATCAATCTCTTTTTCAAACTGAAAGGTTTTTAGGGAGAAATCTTTTAATTTACCTGCGCTTACAAGTTTTATGAATTTCAATT
The nucleotide sequence above comes from Flavobacterium branchiarum. Encoded proteins:
- the pbpC gene encoding penicillin-binding protein 1C encodes the protein MKNKLKAFFQRIINWIKQNKIKSLLAFLLVVIYYFSLPRTLFQEPYSTVIESKEGELLGAKIARDGQWRFPAQDSVPDKFKKCIVYFEDEYFYKHPGFNPVAMVNAIKQNRKAGKVVRGGSTLTQQVIRLSRKGKGRTYFEKLIEVVLATRLELGYSKDAILELYAAHAPFGGNVVGLEMASWRYFGVKSNQLSWAENATLAVLPNAPSLIYPGKNQVKLLKKRNRLLRKLNQEGIIDKQTYELAIEEPLPKKPYDLPQIAPHLLQRVAKNQEGARVKTTVEFALQNRVNQIAKYYYNQYKQNEVSNLAILVIDVSNRNIISYIGNSPTDSDHQKDVDIIDAPRSTGSILKPLLYAAMLDDGEILPNTLVADVPTQIAGYTPQNFNLTYDGAVPAHRALSRSLNIPSVLMLQDFGVNKFYEELQKFKLKNISKPAEHYGLSLILGGAESNLWDLCRSYAGMSSTVNYFNKSNGKYRTNEFTELNYDNDLKADFGGESTQKNILGAGSIWLTYNAMEEVNRPEGDEAWKFYDSSLKIAWKTGTSFGNRDAWAIGTNSRYVVGVWVGNATGEGRPTLTGVTSAAPILFDIFNLLPRQKWFTTPYKDLDEVEVCRLSGYLAKEGCPKIKQWVSLKGKTTSICPYHKTVHLNQTEKFQVNSSCESVDNMVVKNWFVLPPVMAWYYKGKHIEYMPLPPFRDNCVGTQTASMDFIYPKSNSKIYLTKNFNSEVQPVIFRVAYSQRESQLFWYVDNVYKGVTKVFHEKPIVMTAGFHYVTVVDELGNEIRRKVEVVRE
- a CDS encoding transposase; its protein translation is MKKYLLPAVDIYAYCLLKNHFHIVLRIKDENELPEKIKEKLHLPFSHLFNSYSKSINKAYNRTGSLFQEHLQRNRIENEAYLKQLIIYVHLNPVKHKFTKNFESYSHSSYRSYLSDKLSNVDRNYILELFDGLENFKFCHDERRIVYEGVIGDVDKMDE
- a CDS encoding ribonuclease E/G, with the translated sequence MNKELIIRSSSDFVDFALLKDGKLIELHKEEEKSNFQVGDIFIAKIRKPVAGLNAAFVNVGFEKDAFLHYHDLGPNLASQLKFIKLVSAGKLKDFSLKTFQFEKEIDKDGTITDILSANQSVLVQVVKEPISTKGPRISAELSLAGRFIVLVPFSDRVSISQKIEDKKEKDRLKKLVLSIKPKGFGVIVRTVAEGKNVAELEKDLQNLLSRWTAMCKKLPTAHHPSKVLGELNRASSILRDVFNDTFSGIQIDDEELYHQTKDYLQEIAPSKQSIVKFYQSNDTPIFEKYNIERQIKTSFGRTVSMSKGAYLIIEHTEALHVIDVNSGNRSNKATNQEDTAMEVNMIAAAEIARQLRLRDMGGIIVVDFIDMSNPENRKILFDFLREEMSDDKAKHKILPPSKFGLVQITRQRVRPEVNIKTREENPNNENGEIEAPILIIDKITSDLERHLKTHKKVVLNTHPFVAAYLSKGFPSIRSKWFFEYKKWVKIIPRDAYTYLEYHFYDKDGNVIKE